One bacterium genomic region harbors:
- a CDS encoding DUF4393 domain-containing protein, producing the protein MPETEEIAKAVQEAAKLGNVSIDTVQKIGGFIAKVFKEPFAELSGIVTDRLKFIRWQRLLKMVDDVNRKLTEKGITNTRAVPPKLALPIFEESSLEEDDNLHSLWSNLLANAMDPNFDNEIRYGYVEMIKNITPTEAQILKCIYDQLNLHGLLDDTLSIVKDNWISKYDLLKFVNIDDNAYEVSMSNLMRIQCISLLKQSTNAGLGPFISKTMELETFALTPLGLKFIEACIN; encoded by the coding sequence ATGCCAGAAACAGAAGAAATTGCTAAAGCTGTACAAGAAGCTGCCAAGCTCGGAAATGTTTCCATCGACACAGTACAAAAAATTGGAGGATTTATTGCGAAAGTTTTCAAGGAACCTTTTGCTGAATTGTCAGGAATTGTTACAGATAGGCTCAAGTTTATTCGATGGCAGAGATTATTAAAGATGGTTGATGATGTTAATAGAAAATTGACAGAAAAAGGAATCACGAATACCCGCGCCGTTCCGCCGAAGCTTGCCCTCCCTATCTTTGAAGAAAGCAGCCTTGAAGAGGACGATAATCTTCACTCCCTTTGGAGTAATCTTCTTGCGAACGCGATGGACCCTAATTTTGATAACGAAATAAGATATGGGTATGTTGAAATGATAAAGAATATCACTCCTACCGAAGCGCAGATTTTAAAATGCATTTATGATCAATTGAATCTGCATGGATTGCTCGACGATACATTGTCTATTGTTAAAGATAACTGGATATCCAAATATGATTTATTAAAATTTGTAAATATAGACGATAATGCCTATGAAGTGAGCATGTCAAACCTAATGCGAATACAATGCATCAGCCTTTTAAAGCAAAGTACAAATGCTGGTCTTGGTCCTTTCATATCAAAAACTATGGAATTAGAGACGTTTGCTTTAACACCGTTAGGCTTAAAATTTATAGAAGCTTGTATTAATTAA